The Sphingomonas alpina genome has a segment encoding these proteins:
- a CDS encoding M23 family metallopeptidase, with the protein MNRVRRWTIGAAALMLLGSCTTTPEHVQAPPPSPRMDKPTPQLTRDPGPVTFSYSGPRMQGAAVIGIAPAGTSLLTFNGAQVPVTADGRFLIAFDRDAGPSATLVATLEDGRQVGDTLAVAPRAWLIERLNTLPRFPKPEPEMARLRPAELAQIAAARRIRSDSSGWRQTFLWPTTGRITGMFGSQRVYRGEPGAYHSGTDVAKPTGTPVLAPADGVVILAADHPFTLEGNLLMIDHGMELNSAFLHLSRIDVRVGERVRRGQVVGAVGMSGRATGPHLHWGLKWRDARIDPLLLAGPMPRAE; encoded by the coding sequence ATGAACCGCGTGCGGCGCTGGACCATTGGGGCGGCCGCGCTGATGCTACTCGGAAGCTGCACCACGACGCCGGAGCACGTTCAGGCGCCGCCGCCATCTCCCCGGATGGACAAGCCCACGCCACAGCTGACTCGCGATCCAGGACCGGTGACCTTCAGTTATAGCGGTCCACGCATGCAGGGCGCCGCGGTGATCGGTATCGCGCCCGCCGGCACCAGCCTGCTGACCTTCAACGGCGCTCAGGTGCCGGTGACCGCCGATGGCCGGTTCCTGATCGCCTTCGACCGCGACGCCGGCCCCTCGGCAACGCTCGTCGCGACGCTGGAGGATGGCCGTCAGGTCGGCGATACGCTGGCCGTCGCCCCGCGCGCATGGCTGATCGAACGGCTCAATACCCTGCCCAGATTTCCCAAGCCCGAGCCGGAAATGGCGCGGCTGCGGCCGGCCGAGCTCGCGCAGATCGCTGCCGCGCGAAGGATCCGATCCGATTCGTCGGGGTGGCGCCAGACGTTTCTATGGCCGACGACCGGGCGTATCACCGGCATGTTCGGGTCGCAGCGCGTCTATCGGGGTGAGCCCGGGGCCTATCATTCGGGTACCGATGTCGCCAAGCCGACCGGCACGCCGGTGCTGGCGCCGGCCGACGGCGTGGTCATTCTTGCCGCCGATCATCCCTTCACCCTGGAGGGCAATCTGCTGATGATCGATCACGGCATGGAGCTGAACTCGGCGTTCCTCCATCTGTCGCGGATCGACGTTCGGGTCGGCGAACGCGTCCGTCGCGGCCAGGTGGTCGGCGCGGTCGGGATGAGCGGCCGCGCCACCGGCCCGCATCTCCACTGGGGTTTGAAGTGGCGCGACGCGCGGATCGACCCGCTGCTGCTTGCAGGGCCGATGCCGCGTGCTGAGTAG
- a CDS encoding STM3941 family protein → MDDGFVARVSRWRAGLLVLGALGFVAAAVFVMQTKGLTDLRALITGWLGALFFGACALVGARQLFRTGPVMEIDARGILWRRWSDERIPWSAIERAEAMSLGRQRFLALWLQDPERYRSAHVLGRVAGANKSMGFGDIALSVSGTDRSFADLAAAFDRYAPDRP, encoded by the coding sequence ATGGACGATGGTTTCGTCGCGCGTGTTTCGCGCTGGCGTGCCGGCCTGCTGGTGCTGGGCGCGCTCGGCTTCGTCGCCGCCGCCGTCTTCGTCATGCAGACCAAGGGGCTGACCGATCTCCGGGCGCTGATCACTGGCTGGCTGGGTGCTCTGTTTTTCGGGGCTTGTGCGCTGGTCGGCGCACGCCAGCTGTTCCGTACCGGTCCGGTGATGGAAATCGATGCGCGGGGCATTTTATGGCGGCGTTGGTCGGATGAGCGGATTCCCTGGTCTGCGATCGAACGCGCCGAAGCCATGAGCCTGGGGCGCCAGCGCTTCCTGGCGCTCTGGCTGCAGGATCCGGAACGGTATCGGTCGGCGCATGTGCTGGGCAGAGTCGCGGGGGCCAACAAGTCGATGGGGTTCGGCGACATTGCGCTCAGTGTTTCGGGGACCGACCGCAGCTTCGCGGATCTCGCCGCGGCTTTCGACCGCTATGCGCCGGATCGGCCCTAA
- a CDS encoding hemolysin family protein: protein MNGVFAMSELAIVSSRKARLEAMARTGKRGARSAIQLAADPGKFLSTVQIGITLIGILAGAYSGASLGAPVAARLHWLGLSDDTTATIGFALVITITTYASLIIGELVPKQIALRAPEPIAAFMAAPMRWLAWGTAPIVWLLDSTSALLFRLMGLKRETEDHVTAEELHLIVAEASKSGVIEEHERSIISGVVRLADRPVREVMTPRTDIDWIDVGLDADGIRAALMEASHSRLPVAEGSVDAVIGVVQARDVAIALLSGAPLDLRALMRQAPVVLDQLDAMDALIALREAEVPMALLHDEYGHFEGIVTPADLLAAIAGEFASDTDPDDSPSVVERDDGSLLVAGQMAADALAERLGIDLPEDRDYATVAGLALAVFRHLPGEGESFVEQGWKFEVVDLDGRRIDKLLVSAAKRRG, encoded by the coding sequence TTGAACGGCGTTTTCGCGATGTCGGAACTGGCGATCGTCTCGTCGCGCAAGGCGCGGCTCGAGGCGATGGCGCGTACCGGCAAGCGCGGCGCTAGGTCGGCAATTCAGCTCGCCGCCGATCCCGGAAAATTCCTCTCCACGGTGCAGATCGGCATTACGCTGATCGGCATTCTCGCCGGCGCCTATTCCGGCGCCAGTCTCGGTGCACCGGTCGCAGCCCGGCTGCACTGGCTCGGCCTGTCGGACGACACGACCGCAACAATCGGCTTCGCGCTGGTCATCACCATCACCACCTATGCCTCGCTGATCATTGGCGAGCTGGTGCCCAAGCAGATCGCCCTTCGCGCGCCGGAGCCGATCGCGGCATTCATGGCGGCGCCGATGCGCTGGCTCGCCTGGGGAACCGCGCCGATCGTGTGGTTGCTCGATTCGACCAGCGCCTTGCTGTTCCGGCTGATGGGGCTGAAGCGCGAGACCGAGGATCATGTCACGGCGGAGGAACTCCATCTGATCGTCGCAGAGGCGTCAAAATCCGGCGTGATCGAGGAGCATGAACGCTCGATCATCTCGGGCGTGGTGCGGCTGGCCGATCGTCCGGTGCGCGAAGTGATGACGCCGCGCACCGATATCGACTGGATCGATGTCGGGCTCGACGCCGACGGCATCCGTGCTGCGCTGATGGAGGCATCGCACAGCCGTCTGCCGGTTGCCGAAGGGTCGGTCGATGCGGTGATCGGCGTGGTGCAGGCGCGCGACGTGGCGATCGCGCTGCTCAGCGGGGCGCCGCTCGACCTGCGCGCCTTGATGCGCCAGGCGCCGGTCGTGCTCGATCAGCTCGACGCGATGGATGCGCTGATCGCACTGCGCGAAGCCGAAGTACCGATGGCGCTGCTGCATGACGAATATGGCCATTTCGAAGGCATTGTGACGCCCGCCGACCTGCTCGCGGCGATCGCCGGCGAATTTGCGTCGGATACCGACCCCGACGACAGCCCTTCAGTGGTCGAGCGCGACGATGGATCGCTGCTTGTCGCGGGGCAGATGGCGGCCGATGCGCTGGCCGAACGGCTCGGCATCGACCTGCCCGAGGACCGCGATTATGCGACCGTCGCCGGCCTGGCGCTGGCGGTGTTCCGCCATTTGCCGGGCGAGGGCGAGAGCTTTGTCGAGCAGGGCTGGAAGTTCGAGGTGGTCGATCTCGACGGCCGCCGGATCGACAAGCTGCTGGTCAGCGCGGCGAAGCGCAGAGGCTGA
- the xseA gene encoding exodeoxyribonuclease VII large subunit, whose amino-acid sequence MADPFSDLPKTDMGRLVAEEVAGDNAAPVSVGELAMKLKRVVEGEFGHVRLRGEISGYKRVASGHAYLSLKDDSAVIDGVIWKGQVSGLAFQPQDGVEVIATGRITTYPGRSKYQIIIERMELAGEGALMALLDKLKAKLAGEGLFDSAAKKPLPFLPRVIGVITSPTGAVIRDILHRLEDRCPTHVIVWPVKVQGDGAAGEVAAALRGFDAIAPGGSVPRPDLVIVARGGGSIEDLWAFNEEVVVRAIAACSIPIISAVGHETDTTLADFAADLRAPTPTAAAEMAVPVLADLRLTLDGHGQRMERCARRYHERGRERLDALVRVLPKRDALLGPQRQKADDMGARLDRGLERRVTLARGALDRAGGALRLSVLERQLAGARDRLDRTWRLVESLNPDRLLDRGYVRVSAKLSGAVLASAAAARTAGAVTLHFRDGEVDARVERGGGKAYDKGNDGLGTRPKPDQPTLL is encoded by the coding sequence ATGGCCGACCCCTTTTCCGACTTACCCAAAACAGACATGGGGCGGCTCGTAGCCGAGGAGGTGGCAGGCGACAACGCCGCGCCGGTCAGCGTCGGTGAGCTGGCGATGAAGCTGAAGCGCGTGGTCGAGGGCGAGTTCGGCCATGTCCGGCTGCGCGGCGAGATTTCCGGGTACAAGCGCGTCGCCTCGGGCCATGCCTATCTCAGTCTCAAGGACGACAGCGCGGTCATCGACGGGGTGATCTGGAAGGGGCAGGTGTCGGGCCTCGCCTTTCAGCCGCAAGACGGGGTCGAGGTGATCGCCACCGGCCGGATCACCACCTATCCGGGCCGGTCGAAATACCAGATCATCATCGAGCGGATGGAACTGGCCGGCGAGGGCGCGCTGATGGCGCTGCTCGACAAGCTCAAGGCGAAGCTGGCGGGCGAGGGATTGTTCGACAGCGCGGCGAAAAAGCCGCTTCCGTTCCTGCCGCGCGTCATCGGCGTGATCACGTCGCCGACGGGCGCAGTGATCCGCGATATCCTTCACCGGCTCGAGGATCGTTGTCCGACCCATGTCATCGTCTGGCCGGTGAAGGTGCAGGGCGACGGCGCGGCGGGCGAGGTCGCTGCGGCGCTGCGTGGATTCGACGCGATCGCGCCGGGCGGCTCGGTACCGCGCCCCGACCTGGTGATCGTGGCGCGCGGTGGCGGGTCGATCGAGGATCTCTGGGCGTTCAACGAGGAAGTGGTGGTGCGCGCCATTGCCGCCTGCTCGATCCCGATCATCTCCGCGGTGGGCCATGAAACCGACACGACATTGGCCGATTTCGCGGCCGATCTTCGCGCCCCGACACCGACTGCTGCGGCGGAAATGGCGGTGCCGGTGCTTGCCGATCTGCGGCTGACGCTCGACGGTCATGGCCAGCGGATGGAACGGTGCGCGCGGCGCTATCATGAGCGCGGCCGGGAGCGGCTCGATGCGCTGGTTCGCGTCTTGCCGAAACGCGATGCGCTGCTCGGGCCGCAGCGGCAAAAGGCCGACGATATGGGTGCGCGGCTCGACCGTGGCCTGGAGCGGCGCGTGACGCTGGCGCGGGGCGCGCTCGACCGTGCCGGTGGGGCGTTGCGGCTGTCGGTACTCGAACGCCAGCTCGCCGGCGCGCGCGACCGGCTCGACCGGACCTGGCGGCTGGTCGAATCGCTCAATCCCGACCGGTTGCTCGATCGCGGCTATGTCCGCGTCTCGGCAAAATTGTCGGGCGCTGTGCTTGCGAGTGCGGCGGCTGCCAGGACGGCGGGGGCCGTCACGCTCCATTTCCGGGACGGAGAAGTCGACGCGCGGGTTGAGCGCGGCGGCGGCAAGGCATATGACAAGGGAAATGACGGACTGGGTACTCGGCCCAAGCCCGACCAGCCGACCCTGTTGTAA
- a CDS encoding OmpA family protein, whose amino-acid sequence MKSRLLLGATLAALVATSACTTDPETGERRLSKAAIGGIGGALGGYLLGDLVGGRNDRTEKILGAGIGGLAGAGIGAYMDKQEREMRARTAGTDVRVIRQGDDLILNIPSGINFATDSATVAPSFRQTLDQVGQVLGEYNRTYVDVYGHTDSTGSDVYNQSLSERRAVSVADYLTTRGVQAARIGTRGFGESQPIASNDTEEGRAANRRVEIKIVPIPESDLR is encoded by the coding sequence ATCAAATCCAGGTTGTTGCTCGGCGCAACGCTTGCCGCACTGGTCGCCACCAGCGCCTGCACCACCGACCCCGAGACTGGCGAACGGCGCCTTTCAAAGGCAGCGATCGGCGGCATCGGCGGCGCACTGGGCGGGTATCTGCTCGGTGACCTGGTCGGCGGCCGCAACGACCGGACCGAGAAGATCCTCGGCGCCGGCATCGGCGGCCTCGCCGGTGCCGGCATCGGCGCCTATATGGACAAGCAGGAGCGCGAGATGCGCGCCCGCACCGCCGGTACCGATGTCCGGGTCATCCGCCAGGGCGACGATCTGATCCTCAACATTCCTTCGGGAATCAATTTCGCCACCGACAGTGCAACCGTCGCGCCCAGCTTCCGGCAAACGCTCGATCAGGTCGGCCAGGTACTCGGCGAGTATAATCGCACCTATGTCGATGTGTACGGGCATACCGATTCGACCGGTAGCGACGTGTACAACCAGAGCCTGTCGGAACGGCGTGCGGTGTCGGTCGCCGATTATCTCACCACCCGCGGCGTCCAGGCGGCACGCATCGGCACGCGCGGATTCGGCGAATCGCAGCCGATCGCTTCGAACGACACCGAGGAAGGGCGCGCCGCCAACCGTCGGGTAGAGATCAAGATCGTGCCGATCCCCGAAAGCGATCTGCGCTAA
- a CDS encoding DUF2093 domain-containing protein yields the protein MLMSNTDRPARLHYMANGFRVLTTGDHVVCAVSGARIPLEDLRYWSVAAQEAYATAEIATEAMSPPR from the coding sequence ATGTTGATGTCGAACACTGATCGCCCCGCGCGGCTCCATTATATGGCCAATGGCTTTCGTGTGCTGACCACCGGCGACCATGTCGTCTGTGCGGTGTCCGGCGCGCGTATCCCGCTCGAGGATCTGCGCTACTGGAGCGTCGCTGCGCAGGAAGCCTATGCGACTGCCGAGATCGCCACCGAAGCGATGAGCCCGCCCAGATGA
- the purD gene encoding phosphoribosylamine--glycine ligase, whose product MNVLLIGSGGREHALAWRLAQSSTLTKLYAAPGNPGIAEHAELVALDPADHRAVIDFCIRHSIGFVVIGPEAPLVDGLADNIRTMGLPVFGPDKAAAQLEGSKGFTKDLCSRANIPTAAYAKVTSRQGGMAALDDFAIPVVVKADGLAAGKGVTVAMTRDEAEGAITDLFSVSGAEAVIEEFLEGEEVSLFVLTDGTTMVPFGSAQDHKRVGDGDVGPNTGGMGAYSPAPVLTPQLEQRALDEIVAPTIAAMAAMGTPFSGVLYAGLMLTDAGPKLIEYNVRFGDPECQVLMMRFQGDLLDLMLATAQGTLADHPAPAFAEDTALTVVMAANGYPGTPESGGAIAGIEAAEATGARVFQAGTRRDGKTLVASGGRVLAVTGTGIDAASAKAAAYRGVAAIDFPTGFSRSDIGWREIQRIAG is encoded by the coding sequence ATGAATGTCCTGTTGATTGGATCGGGTGGCCGCGAACATGCGCTGGCATGGCGGCTGGCGCAATCGTCGACGCTGACGAAACTCTATGCCGCGCCCGGAAATCCCGGCATCGCCGAGCATGCCGAGCTGGTCGCGCTTGACCCGGCCGACCATCGCGCGGTGATCGATTTCTGCATTCGCCATTCGATCGGCTTCGTCGTGATCGGGCCGGAAGCGCCTTTGGTCGACGGGCTTGCCGACAATATCCGTACCATGGGCCTGCCAGTGTTCGGACCGGACAAAGCGGCGGCGCAGTTGGAGGGATCGAAGGGTTTCACCAAGGATCTGTGCTCCCGCGCCAATATCCCGACCGCGGCCTATGCCAAGGTCACCTCACGCCAGGGCGGGATGGCGGCGCTCGACGATTTCGCCATTCCGGTCGTGGTGAAGGCCGATGGCCTTGCCGCCGGCAAGGGCGTGACGGTGGCGATGACTCGCGACGAAGCCGAAGGCGCGATCACGGACCTGTTTTCGGTATCGGGCGCCGAAGCCGTGATCGAGGAGTTTCTCGAAGGCGAGGAAGTCAGCCTGTTCGTCCTGACCGACGGCACGACGATGGTGCCGTTCGGATCGGCGCAGGATCACAAGCGCGTCGGCGATGGCGATGTCGGTCCCAATACCGGCGGCATGGGGGCCTATAGCCCGGCGCCGGTGCTCACGCCGCAGCTGGAACAGCGCGCGCTCGACGAGATCGTCGCGCCGACCATCGCGGCGATGGCGGCGATGGGTACGCCATTTTCGGGCGTGCTCTATGCCGGGCTCATGCTGACCGACGCGGGGCCCAAGCTGATCGAATATAATGTCCGCTTCGGCGATCCCGAATGCCAGGTGCTGATGATGCGCTTCCAGGGCGATCTGCTCGACCTGATGCTGGCGACCGCGCAGGGAACGCTGGCCGACCATCCGGCGCCGGCCTTCGCTGAAGACACCGCCTTGACCGTGGTGATGGCCGCCAATGGCTATCCCGGTACGCCCGAGAGCGGCGGTGCGATCGCAGGCATCGAGGCGGCGGAAGCGACCGGTGCCCGGGTCTTCCAGGCCGGGACACGCCGCGACGGCAAGACGCTCGTCGCATCGGGCGGACGGGTGCTGGCGGTCACCGGGACCGGAATCGACGCTGCGTCTGCCAAGGCAGCCGCTTATCGCGGTGTTGCGGCAATCGACTTTCCGACCGGCTTCAGCCGCAGCGATATCGGCTGGCGCGAGATCCAGCGCATCGCCGGGTGA